In Liquorilactobacillus hordei DSM 19519, the following proteins share a genomic window:
- the aspS gene encoding aspartate--tRNA ligase encodes MERTVYCGLVDESFLGKEVVLKGWVQKRRDLGNLIFIDLRDREGIVQLVFSQAFDEAALKVADELRSEYVIEVSGKVVNRGEDAINPKMATGEFEVEVHEINLLNKAKTPPFYIENGINVADDLRLKYRYLDLRRPEMQQGLILRSKITQSIHRYLDENKFIDIETPYLTKSTPEGARDYLVPSRVYPGHFYALPQSPQLFKQLLMGAGFDRYYQIARCFRDEDLRGDRQPEFTQIDLETSFMTAEEIQDLTEGLLKRVMKDTLGIDIELPLKRITWNESMDRFGSDKPDVRFGMELRNMADAVKDVDFKVFQNTLENGGQVKAITVPGGADKYSRKEIDAKQDYIKRFGAKGMAWLKVTEDGFSGPIAKFFNENVAVLCEAAEAKIGDLILFVADTKDVVAASLGYLRTSIAKELNMIDESKFAFLWVVDWPLFEYSEDFHRYIAAHHPFTMPNEEDVALLDTDPHKAHAQSYDIVLNGYELGGGSIRIHQRDVQEKMFKALGFTKERAEEQFGFFIDALDYGFPPHGGLAIGLDRFAMLLAKRDNIREVIAFPKNSKASEPLTNAPSTVASKQLDELHLETTED; translated from the coding sequence ATGGAAAGAACAGTTTATTGTGGGCTAGTAGATGAATCATTTTTAGGAAAAGAAGTTGTTTTAAAAGGATGGGTTCAAAAACGGCGTGATCTTGGTAATTTAATTTTTATTGATTTGAGAGATCGCGAAGGAATTGTTCAATTAGTGTTTAGTCAAGCCTTTGATGAAGCAGCTCTTAAAGTAGCTGATGAACTGCGTAGTGAATATGTAATCGAGGTTTCTGGCAAAGTAGTCAATCGTGGAGAAGATGCAATTAACCCTAAAATGGCGACTGGCGAATTTGAAGTTGAAGTTCATGAAATTAATTTGTTAAACAAGGCAAAAACACCGCCATTTTATATTGAGAATGGAATCAATGTTGCAGACGATTTACGACTAAAGTATCGTTATCTTGATTTACGTCGTCCTGAGATGCAGCAAGGCTTAATACTTCGTAGCAAAATTACACAATCAATTCATCGCTATTTGGATGAAAATAAGTTTATTGATATTGAGACCCCTTATTTGACAAAGTCAACACCTGAAGGAGCACGTGACTATCTTGTACCTTCTCGTGTTTACCCAGGTCATTTTTATGCGTTACCACAATCTCCCCAGTTGTTTAAACAACTATTGATGGGTGCTGGATTTGATCGTTATTATCAAATTGCACGTTGTTTCCGTGATGAAGATTTACGCGGGGATCGTCAGCCAGAATTTACACAAATTGATCTAGAAACCTCCTTTATGACTGCAGAAGAAATTCAGGATTTAACGGAAGGTTTATTGAAACGTGTTATGAAAGATACTCTGGGTATTGACATTGAGCTTCCACTTAAACGAATTACTTGGAACGAGTCGATGGACCGTTTTGGATCGGATAAACCAGATGTCCGTTTTGGAATGGAATTAAGGAACATGGCTGATGCAGTTAAGGATGTTGATTTCAAAGTATTCCAAAATACACTCGAAAATGGTGGTCAAGTTAAAGCGATTACTGTACCAGGTGGAGCAGATAAATATTCTCGTAAAGAAATTGACGCAAAGCAAGATTACATCAAACGGTTTGGCGCTAAGGGGATGGCTTGGTTAAAAGTCACAGAAGATGGTTTTTCTGGACCAATCGCTAAGTTCTTTAATGAAAATGTGGCGGTTCTTTGTGAAGCGGCAGAAGCAAAAATTGGTGATTTAATTCTATTTGTTGCAGATACTAAAGATGTTGTGGCTGCTTCATTGGGATATTTGCGTACAAGTATCGCTAAGGAATTAAACATGATTGATGAGAGTAAATTTGCATTCTTATGGGTTGTTGACTGGCCGCTCTTTGAATACAGTGAGGACTTCCATAGATATATTGCTGCTCATCATCCATTCACAATGCCTAATGAAGAAGATGTTGCTTTATTAGATACTGATCCACATAAGGCACATGCACAAAGTTATGATATTGTGCTGAATGGTTATGAATTAGGTGGGGGTTCTATTCGTATTCATCAGAGAGATGTCCAAGAAAAAATGTTTAAGGCACTTGGATTTACGAAGGAGCGTGCAGAAGAACAATTTGGTTTCTTCATTGATGCACTTGATTATGGATTCCCACCTCATGGCGGATTAGCAATTGGATTAGACCGTTTTGCCATGTTATTAGCTAAACGAGATAACATTCGTGAAGTTATTGCATTTCCAAAGAATTCGAAGGCCTCTGAGCCGCTTACGAACGCACCAAGTACGGTTGCATCAAAGCAATTAGATGAATTACATTTGGAAACAACGGAAGATTAG
- a CDS encoding YitT family protein, translating into MDEFQRIWKRHQYVARASTAFIYGILVSIAMNFFWTPGKIYSSGVTGLAQLIETLTRQYGPIHLSTAALLLLLNLPLFLIAWKNIGHRFTFFTFLAVICSSIMIKSLKPITLTTDPIICAIFGAAINGFGTGLALKNGISTGGLDIIGLTLRKKTGKSIGTINMTFNAFIVLAAGAVYGWPYAFYSALGIVINARVMDMVYTRQQKMQVMIVTNKPKSVVDCIQSHMRRGITIVHGAEGAYRHDEKSILFTVISRYEQAELKAAMEESDPYAFVSISENVQIMGHFYEPEP; encoded by the coding sequence ATGGATGAATTTCAGCGAATATGGAAAAGACATCAGTATGTTGCGCGAGCTTCTACTGCATTTATTTATGGAATCTTGGTTTCAATCGCTATGAACTTTTTTTGGACACCTGGCAAAATTTATTCGTCTGGTGTCACAGGCTTAGCGCAGTTAATTGAAACTCTTACACGGCAATATGGACCAATTCATTTATCAACAGCTGCACTATTGTTGTTATTGAACTTACCATTGTTCTTAATTGCTTGGAAAAACATTGGTCATCGTTTTACTTTTTTTACTTTTCTAGCAGTTATTTGTTCAAGTATCATGATTAAATCTTTGAAGCCAATCACATTAACAACAGATCCGATAATCTGTGCAATTTTTGGAGCTGCGATTAATGGTTTTGGTACAGGATTGGCGCTTAAGAACGGGATCTCAACAGGTGGGCTGGATATTATTGGTCTGACCTTACGCAAGAAGACCGGCAAAAGTATCGGGACAATTAACATGACATTCAATGCATTTATAGTTTTAGCAGCTGGGGCAGTCTATGGATGGCCGTATGCATTTTATTCAGCATTGGGAATCGTAATCAATGCACGTGTCATGGATATGGTCTATACTCGTCAACAGAAGATGCAAGTTATGATTGTCACTAACAAACCAAAGAGTGTTGTTGATTGCATCCAGAGTCATATGAGACGAGGAATTACCATTGTACATGGTGCTGAAGGAGCATATCGACATGATGAAAAGTCAATTCTGTTTACCGTTATTTCAAGGTATGAGCAAGCAGAGTTAAAAGCTGCAATGGAGGAGTCAGATCCATATGCATTTGTAAGTATCTCTGAAAATGTACAAATAATGGGTCATTTTTATGAACCCGAACCTTAG
- the rpsU gene encoding 30S ribosomal protein S21, translating into MSKTVVRKNESLDDALRRFKRTVSKTGTLQEYRKREFYEKPSVKRKKKSEAARKRKNKRRF; encoded by the coding sequence ATGTCAAAGACAGTCGTTCGTAAAAACGAATCTCTTGATGATGCTCTTCGTCGCTTCAAACGCACCGTTTCAAAAACAGGTACTTTACAAGAATACCGTAAGCGTGAATTCTACGAGAAGCCAAGTGTGAAACGTAAGAAAAAGTCAGAAGCAGCAAGAAAGCGTAAGAACAAGCGTCGTTTCTAA
- the recO gene encoding DNA repair protein RecO, with protein sequence MGTTKMAEFSGVVVYRRDYRERDMLVKILTDHYGFKMFFVRGARKRGFKLAAAILPFTSATFIGTINDSGLSFISAVKEVNQFQAICNDIVLNAYASYVLGLGEAAFGDAVPLNSWYAKLVHVLKAIDNGIDAAILTNIVEIQMLGFFGVKPNLVNCVVCAESQGTFDFSQSLGGLLCQKHWHVDPLRMHLNRRTIFFLRKFSAVDILKIGNIKIKDDTKKDLRAALDQIYNNEVGVNIKAKHFIDEMKTWPKEILRNSQDTQTKD encoded by the coding sequence GTGGGAACGACTAAAATGGCTGAATTTTCCGGAGTTGTTGTTTATCGTAGGGATTATCGCGAGCGGGATATGCTGGTTAAGATTCTGACAGATCACTATGGATTTAAAATGTTTTTTGTAAGAGGTGCAAGAAAACGTGGCTTTAAGTTAGCTGCTGCGATTCTACCGTTTACTTCGGCAACATTTATTGGAACTATCAATGATAGTGGACTTTCTTTTATTTCTGCAGTAAAGGAAGTTAATCAATTTCAAGCCATCTGCAATGATATTGTGTTAAATGCCTATGCTTCATATGTTCTTGGGCTTGGAGAGGCTGCTTTTGGGGATGCAGTACCATTGAATTCGTGGTATGCGAAGCTAGTACATGTATTAAAAGCAATTGATAATGGGATTGACGCAGCTATTCTTACTAATATAGTTGAGATACAAATGCTTGGTTTTTTTGGTGTTAAACCAAATTTAGTCAATTGTGTAGTATGTGCTGAGAGTCAGGGTACCTTTGACTTCTCACAGAGCTTGGGCGGATTGCTCTGCCAGAAGCATTGGCATGTGGATCCACTTAGAATGCATCTGAACAGAAGAACGATTTTCTTTTTAAGAAAGTTCAGTGCAGTTGATATTTTAAAAATTGGTAATATTAAGATTAAGGATGATACTAAGAAGGATTTACGTGCAGCACTTGATCAGATATATAATAATGAGGTTGGTGTCAATATCAAAGCTAAACACTTTATTGATGAGATGAAGACGTGGCCAAAAGAAATACTTCGTAATTCGCAAGATACGCAAACTAAGGATTGA
- the msrA gene encoding peptide-methionine (S)-S-oxide reductase MsrA: protein MGEKIDTAIFAGGCFWCMVKPFDEYPGIIKVISGYTGGHVPNPTYEQVCSHTTGHTEAVEISFDPTIVSYEKLVEIYWQQTDPTDAMGQFQDRGDSYRPVIFTKNDEQKKIALASREKLAKSGKYDKPIVTSIEDAKPFYKAEEYHQDFYKKNPERFAMEEIGRMEYKSHFS from the coding sequence ATGGGTGAAAAAATTGATACAGCAATTTTCGCGGGTGGCTGTTTCTGGTGTATGGTAAAACCATTTGATGAATATCCAGGAATTATTAAGGTAATCTCAGGATATACGGGGGGACACGTTCCAAATCCCACCTATGAGCAGGTTTGCTCACACACAACGGGCCATACAGAAGCAGTTGAAATAAGCTTTGATCCAACTATCGTTTCGTATGAAAAGTTAGTAGAGATTTATTGGCAACAGACAGATCCGACAGATGCAATGGGTCAATTTCAGGATCGTGGAGACAGTTATCGACCAGTAATTTTTACCAAAAATGATGAACAAAAGAAAATTGCACTTGCTTCGCGGGAAAAACTTGCCAAAAGTGGAAAATATGATAAACCAATAGTTACTTCAATTGAAGATGCCAAACCATTCTACAAGGCTGAAGAGTATCACCAAGATTTCTATAAGAAAAATCCTGAACGTTTTGCAATGGAAGAAATTGGTAGGATGGAATACAAGAGTCATTTTTCATAA
- a CDS encoding pyruvate, water dikinase regulatory protein, whose amino-acid sequence MMTQEKKMAIFVISDSLGETGNNLAEAATVQFPNVEFEYHRFPLIKTTSLLAGILEQAKRADAFVVHTLVGEGLADYVNNYCSKNGLCVLDGMSKIINTIEEKTGEIPLYQSGRNHKLNKNYFNRIEALEFAVTYDDGKDPAGFEKADIVLLGVSRTSKTPLSLYLANKNYRVANLPLVPKAGIPDEIWKVDPKKIFGLTNDPDVLNNIRRERMITYGLNPDTNYSNMKNIEAELSYANELYKKIGCLIINVSNKSIEETATLIIESLPQ is encoded by the coding sequence ATGATGACACAAGAGAAAAAAATGGCTATTTTTGTAATTTCAGACTCGCTTGGTGAAACGGGAAATAACTTAGCTGAGGCTGCTACTGTACAGTTCCCAAACGTAGAATTTGAGTATCATCGGTTTCCATTGATAAAGACCACTTCACTTTTAGCAGGAATCCTTGAACAAGCAAAAAGAGCAGATGCTTTCGTGGTGCACACGCTTGTTGGAGAAGGGTTAGCGGACTATGTTAATAATTATTGCTCCAAAAATGGACTATGTGTGTTGGATGGTATGTCCAAAATTATTAATACGATTGAAGAAAAAACGGGTGAGATTCCTTTATATCAATCTGGAAGAAACCACAAATTAAACAAAAATTACTTTAACCGCATTGAGGCTTTAGAATTTGCTGTTACTTATGATGATGGTAAAGACCCAGCTGGTTTTGAAAAAGCTGATATTGTCCTTTTAGGTGTTTCCAGAACTTCAAAAACGCCACTTTCACTTTATTTAGCAAATAAAAATTATCGCGTTGCTAATCTTCCGCTTGTCCCTAAAGCAGGTATCCCTGATGAGATTTGGAAGGTTGATCCTAAGAAAATATTTGGCTTAACAAATGATCCAGATGTTCTTAACAACATTCGTCGTGAGCGGATGATTACGTATGGTCTAAATCCCGATACAAATTATTCTAATATGAAAAATATTGAAGCTGAGCTATCATATGCAAATGAACTCTATAAAAAAATTGGTTGTCTTATTATCAATGTTTCAAACAAATCAATTGAAGAAACTGCTACTTTGATTATAGAAAGTCTTCCTCAATAA
- the ybeY gene encoding rRNA maturation RNase YbeY, with amino-acid sequence MDLEIFDETNQVSEEKIELVRKVLDYAGRYIKLPDDTEMSVTLMDNKRIHEINKQYRGVDKPTDVISFAIEETSDDDLPIILPDDEEFDVPKNIGDIMVSMDKVKEQAEYLEHSEERELGFLVVHGFLHLNGYDHMRKEDEEVMFGLQREILDAYGLKK; translated from the coding sequence ATGGATTTAGAAATTTTTGACGAAACTAATCAGGTTTCTGAAGAAAAAATTGAACTGGTGAGAAAAGTATTGGATTACGCAGGAAGATACATTAAGTTGCCTGATGATACAGAAATGTCAGTTACGCTAATGGATAATAAACGGATACATGAAATAAATAAGCAATATCGTGGTGTTGATAAGCCAACTGATGTGATTAGTTTTGCAATTGAAGAAACTAGCGATGATGACTTACCGATTATTCTTCCCGATGATGAAGAATTTGATGTTCCTAAAAATATTGGTGATATCATGGTTTCAATGGATAAGGTCAAGGAACAAGCAGAATACCTGGAACATTCTGAAGAACGTGAACTCGGATTTTTAGTTGTCCATGGTTTTTTACATTTGAATGGTTATGATCATATGCGCAAGGAAGATGAAGAAGTTATGTTTGGATTACAACGTGAGATATTGGATGCCTATGGACTTAAAAAATAA
- a CDS encoding PhoH family protein has protein sequence MTEEQLVEKEFRLEDPQQSVTLLGTHDKYLKLLEESEEVVVKPLSEVIKISGSSQAVDKVIAILKQLSELLGQGVAISSADVLSAIKMANRGTLTYFQDLYTDILLRDQKKKPIRVKNYGQRQYVQAITNNDLVFGIGPAGTGKTFLAVVMAVAALKKNQVERIILTRPAVEAGESLGFLPGDLKEKVDPYLRPVYDALYSILGKEHTERLLDRGIIEIAPLAYMRGRTLENAFVILDEAQNTTRAQMKMFLTRLGFGSKMVVNGDKTQIDLPKGHNQSGLVDAEKILVGRSHISFVNFDAADIVRHPVVAEIIDAYSKQDEEEG, from the coding sequence TTGACGGAAGAACAGTTAGTTGAAAAAGAATTCAGATTAGAAGATCCCCAACAAAGTGTTACTTTATTGGGTACTCATGATAAGTACCTCAAGTTACTTGAAGAAAGCGAAGAGGTTGTTGTTAAACCCCTTAGTGAAGTTATCAAGATTAGTGGATCATCACAGGCAGTTGATAAAGTCATTGCTATTTTGAAACAATTGAGTGAGTTGCTTGGTCAAGGAGTTGCGATTAGTAGTGCAGATGTTTTGTCAGCTATTAAGATGGCAAATCGCGGCACATTGACATACTTTCAGGATTTATATACTGATATTCTTTTGCGAGATCAAAAGAAAAAACCAATTAGGGTTAAGAACTACGGTCAGCGCCAGTACGTACAGGCTATTACTAACAATGACTTAGTATTTGGAATTGGGCCTGCCGGAACGGGTAAAACATTCTTAGCTGTTGTCATGGCTGTGGCTGCATTAAAAAAGAATCAAGTTGAACGGATTATCTTAACAAGGCCAGCAGTTGAAGCTGGTGAATCTCTTGGTTTTCTTCCTGGGGACTTAAAGGAAAAAGTTGATCCTTATTTGCGCCCAGTTTATGATGCTTTATATAGTATTTTAGGCAAAGAGCACACTGAGCGCTTGTTAGATCGCGGAATTATTGAAATTGCGCCTCTTGCTTATATGCGTGGTCGTACTCTTGAGAATGCCTTTGTAATTTTGGATGAGGCTCAAAATACGACTCGTGCACAGATGAAAATGTTTCTTACAAGACTTGGTTTCGGTTCTAAGATGGTTGTTAACGGTGATAAGACACAAATTGATTTGCCAAAGGGACATAATCAAAGTGGGCTTGTGGATGCAGAGAAAATATTGGTAGGAAGATCACACATTAGTTTTGTCAATTTTGATGCTGCTGATATTGTACGTCATCCTGTAGTCGCAGAAATAATTGATGCATACTCAAAACAAGATGAAGAAGAGGGTTAA
- a CDS encoding deoxyribonuclease IV, whose amino-acid sequence MLIGSHVGMKGKDMLLGSAEEAASYGASTFMIYTGAPQNTRRKSISEMNIEAGHEFMRNHNLSNIVVHAPYIINLGNTKKPENFVFAVDFLRAEVERAEALGARQMTFHPGAHVGAGAEAAIANIIKGLNEVITPDQKLQIAIETMSGKGTEVGKTFEEIAQMISGVTYNEKLSVTFDTCHTNDAGYNVREDFDGVLNQFDKIIGLDRLKVVHVNDSKNEMGAHKDRHENIGFGTIGFDALNYIVHHEALVDVPKIMETPYVGPDKKNQYAPYGFEIKMFEEQTFDPQMQEKVFAQKGKW is encoded by the coding sequence ATGTTAATTGGATCACATGTTGGAATGAAGGGGAAGGACATGCTTCTTGGTTCAGCCGAAGAGGCTGCATCATATGGGGCATCGACTTTTATGATTTATACGGGTGCACCACAAAATACCAGAAGAAAATCTATTTCAGAAATGAATATTGAAGCTGGACATGAGTTTATGAGGAATCATAATTTAAGTAATATCGTGGTCCATGCTCCTTATATTATTAATTTAGGTAATACTAAGAAACCCGAAAACTTTGTCTTTGCAGTTGATTTTCTTAGAGCTGAGGTTGAACGTGCAGAGGCATTAGGTGCAAGACAAATGACATTTCATCCAGGCGCGCATGTTGGTGCGGGTGCAGAGGCTGCTATTGCAAATATCATAAAAGGACTTAATGAGGTCATTACACCTGACCAAAAACTTCAAATAGCAATTGAGACAATGTCAGGAAAAGGAACTGAAGTAGGTAAAACTTTTGAAGAGATTGCGCAGATGATTTCTGGCGTAACATATAATGAAAAGTTGTCGGTTACATTTGATACTTGTCATACGAATGATGCAGGATACAATGTCAGGGAAGATTTCGATGGTGTCTTGAATCAATTTGATAAAATAATAGGCCTTGATCGGCTAAAAGTTGTTCATGTGAATGACTCAAAGAATGAAATGGGCGCGCATAAGGATCGCCATGAAAATATTGGTTTTGGTACAATTGGCTTTGATGCACTGAATTACATCGTTCATCATGAAGCATTGGTTGATGTTCCAAAGATTATGGAAACCCCATATGTTGGACCTGATAAGAAGAATCAATATGCACCTTATGGTTTTGAGATTAAAATGTTTGAAGAACAAACTTTTGACCCGCAGATGCAAGAAAAAGTCTTTGCACAAAAAGGAAAATGGTAA
- the glyQ gene encoding glycine--tRNA ligase subunit alpha: MSKKLALQDIILTLQQFWSKQGCMLMQAYDTEKGAGTMSPYTFLRAIGPEPWNAAYVEPSRRPADGRYGENPNRLYQHHQFQVIMKPSPDNIQELYLDSLRALGIDPKEHDIRFVEDNWENPSMGCAGVGWEVWLDGMEITQFTYFQQVGGLEVRPVASEVTYGLERLSSYIQDVNSVFELEWSDGVKYGDIFGEPEYEHSKYSFEESNQEMLFNFFDTYEKEAKKQIKNGLVHPAYDYVLKCSHTFNLLDARGAVSVTERAGYLARIRNMAKDVAKAFVAERKKLGFPLIKDEKLRQSLLKEDK, encoded by the coding sequence ATGTCAAAGAAGTTAGCCTTACAAGATATTATCTTGACTTTACAGCAATTCTGGTCAAAACAAGGGTGTATGTTGATGCAAGCTTACGATACTGAGAAAGGAGCAGGTACGATGAGTCCCTACACATTTTTGCGTGCAATTGGACCTGAACCTTGGAATGCAGCTTATGTTGAGCCTTCTAGAAGACCAGCAGATGGTCGCTATGGTGAAAATCCTAACAGATTATATCAACATCATCAATTTCAGGTGATCATGAAGCCCTCACCTGATAATATACAAGAGCTATATCTTGATAGTTTGCGTGCACTGGGGATTGATCCTAAAGAGCATGATATTCGTTTTGTGGAAGATAATTGGGAAAATCCTTCTATGGGTTGTGCCGGTGTTGGTTGGGAAGTTTGGCTAGATGGAATGGAAATTACACAGTTTACTTATTTTCAGCAAGTTGGTGGGCTTGAAGTTCGTCCGGTTGCTTCTGAGGTTACTTATGGGCTAGAACGGTTATCTTCATATATTCAGGACGTAAATTCTGTTTTTGAATTAGAGTGGTCAGATGGTGTTAAGTATGGTGATATCTTTGGTGAGCCCGAATATGAGCATTCAAAATATTCATTTGAGGAAAGTAATCAAGAGATGCTCTTTAACTTTTTCGATACATATGAAAAAGAGGCCAAGAAACAAATAAAGAACGGATTAGTTCACCCTGCGTATGATTATGTTTTGAAGTGTAGTCATACTTTTAACTTGTTAGATGCTAGAGGGGCTGTTTCAGTTACAGAACGTGCGGGTTATTTAGCTCGAATTCGAAATATGGCAAAAGATGTTGCTAAAGCATTTGTGGCGGAGCGAAAAAAATTGGGATTTCCGTTGATTAAAGATGAAAAATTGCGCCAAAGTTTATTGAAGGAGGACAAATAA
- a CDS encoding GatB/YqeY domain-containing protein, with translation MSLLDSLNNDLKTAMKAHDKETLSTVRMLKAAVTNEQIKVGHTLTSDEEVSVLSRELKQRKDSVDEFTSADRTDLVPALEKEIEIVERYLPEQLSEDDVKSIVEETIRQVGATSKADFGKVMGAVMPKLKGQADGKIVNSVVKSLLS, from the coding sequence ATGAGCTTACTTGATTCATTGAATAATGATTTGAAAACTGCGATGAAGGCTCACGATAAGGAAACCTTAAGCACTGTGCGCATGTTAAAAGCTGCAGTTACTAATGAACAGATTAAGGTTGGTCATACTTTGACCTCTGATGAAGAAGTTAGTGTCTTGTCTCGTGAACTAAAGCAACGTAAGGATTCAGTTGATGAATTCACATCTGCTGACCGAACCGATTTAGTTCCTGCACTTGAGAAGGAAATCGAGATTGTCGAACGTTATTTGCCGGAGCAGCTTAGTGAGGATGATGTAAAGTCTATTGTTGAAGAAACGATTCGACAAGTTGGAGCGACATCTAAGGCTGATTTCGGTAAGGTAATGGGGGCAGTAATGCCTAAACTCAAGGGCCAAGCTGATGGGAAGATTGTTAATTCAGTTGTAAAATCATTATTAAGTTAA
- the era gene encoding GTPase Era: MQTKKHSGFIAIIGRPNVGKSTFLNQVIGEKVAIMSDKAQTTRNKIQGIYTTTDTQIVFIDTPGIHKPHSRLGDFMVESALSTLNEVDAVIFMVNATEKKGRGDEFIIKRLKQVKQPIFLVINKIDKIHPDALLGIVESYRNELDFAEVYPISALQGINCPELVGAISNLLPEGPQFYPDDQVTDHPERFIAGELIREQVLDLTHEEVPHSVAVIVERIRRENEEKVLVQATIIVERSSQKGILIGKGGKMLKTIGTRARKGIEKMLGDKVYLELWVKVQPNWKDKKADLQALGYKQDDY, encoded by the coding sequence ATGCAAACAAAAAAACATTCAGGATTTATTGCGATAATTGGGAGGCCAAATGTTGGCAAGTCGACTTTTTTAAATCAGGTAATTGGAGAAAAAGTCGCTATTATGAGCGATAAAGCACAAACAACACGAAACAAAATCCAGGGAATTTATACAACTACTGATACTCAGATTGTATTTATTGATACTCCAGGGATTCACAAACCACATAGTCGTTTAGGAGATTTCATGGTAGAATCTGCTTTATCGACTTTAAATGAAGTAGATGCTGTAATTTTTATGGTTAATGCGACCGAAAAAAAAGGACGCGGTGATGAATTTATCATTAAGCGTTTGAAGCAAGTTAAGCAACCAATCTTTTTGGTAATTAACAAAATTGACAAAATTCATCCAGATGCACTCTTGGGAATTGTTGAGAGCTATCGTAACGAATTGGATTTTGCTGAAGTATATCCTATTTCTGCCTTACAAGGTATTAATTGTCCAGAATTAGTTGGAGCGATTAGTAATTTACTTCCAGAAGGTCCGCAATTTTACCCAGATGACCAAGTAACTGATCACCCAGAACGTTTCATTGCAGGCGAATTAATTCGAGAACAAGTCTTAGATCTGACACATGAAGAAGTTCCGCATTCTGTGGCAGTAATTGTGGAGCGAATCAGACGTGAAAATGAAGAGAAAGTTTTGGTTCAAGCTACTATCATTGTCGAACGTTCATCACAAAAAGGTATTTTGATTGGTAAAGGCGGTAAAATGCTTAAGACAATTGGGACAAGAGCACGCAAGGGAATTGAAAAAATGCTTGGTGATAAAGTCTATCTTGAACTTTGGGTGAAGGTCCAGCCAAATTGGAAGGATAAGAAAGCAGATTTGCAAGCACTTGGCTACAAACAGGATGATTACTAA
- a CDS encoding diacylglycerol kinase family protein, protein MPMDLKNKRAAKWKHHHFWVSFCHACQGLKTAWKEERNLRFHSAMTALVILAALIFKVTVIEWLWLGLSIALVLVCELINTAIENVVDLVVGTQSNKLAKKAKDIASGAVLIASLFSLVVGLTIFLPYLWHVFFS, encoded by the coding sequence ATGCCTATGGACTTAAAAAATAAACGTGCTGCCAAATGGAAACATCATCATTTTTGGGTATCTTTTTGTCATGCGTGCCAAGGCTTGAAGACTGCATGGAAAGAAGAACGCAATTTGCGCTTTCATTCTGCTATGACAGCCTTAGTTATTCTTGCTGCCTTAATTTTTAAAGTTACAGTAATTGAATGGTTATGGCTTGGATTGAGTATCGCACTGGTCTTAGTGTGTGAATTAATTAATACTGCAATTGAAAATGTTGTTGATCTAGTTGTTGGAACACAAAGTAACAAATTGGCAAAAAAAGCAAAGGATATTGCTTCAGGAGCTGTATTGATTGCTTCGTTATTTTCTTTAGTTGTTGGACTTACAATTTTCTTGCCTTATTTATGGCATGTATTTTTTTCTTAG